In the Paenibacillus sp. FSL H7-0357 genome, one interval contains:
- a CDS encoding LysR family transcriptional regulator, translated as MSITKYEVFLKVVELGSLTKAADVLGFTQSGISHTISSLEMEFGFSLLVRNRSGVKLTVNGEQVVQPIREILKWNEQLKQQVADIHGLETGTITIGTFTSVSVHWLPGMIKEFRKEYPYIEFKLMEGGYLEIEQWIEAGVVDCGFISLPTRDKFEVFPLKQDRMLAILSQDHPLSKAPYMPLAQMAYEDFIIQKAGSDYDARRVFERAGIQPNIKFTAGDDYAIIAMVENGLGISVLPEMVISRQNHNVAMLELEERSFRSLGIAVHSMKYASPATRRFLKHVQVWLKDYPE; from the coding sequence TTGAGCATCACTAAATATGAGGTGTTTCTGAAGGTTGTGGAGCTGGGCAGCCTGACCAAAGCCGCTGATGTTCTGGGCTTTACCCAGTCCGGGATCAGTCATACCATCAGCAGCCTGGAGATGGAATTCGGCTTTTCGCTGCTGGTAAGAAACCGCTCGGGGGTCAAATTAACGGTCAACGGTGAGCAGGTAGTGCAGCCTATCCGTGAGATCCTGAAATGGAATGAGCAGTTGAAGCAGCAGGTTGCCGACATTCACGGGCTGGAAACGGGGACGATTACGATTGGCACGTTTACCAGTGTGTCTGTGCATTGGCTGCCGGGGATGATTAAAGAGTTCCGCAAGGAATACCCTTATATTGAATTCAAGCTGATGGAGGGCGGCTATCTGGAGATTGAGCAGTGGATTGAGGCTGGGGTCGTCGACTGCGGTTTTATTTCACTCCCCACCCGGGATAAATTTGAGGTATTTCCCCTGAAACAGGACCGGATGCTGGCCATCCTCTCCCAAGACCATCCCTTGAGCAAAGCACCATATATGCCGCTTGCGCAAATGGCCTATGAGGATTTTATTATTCAGAAGGCCGGATCGGATTATGATGCCAGGCGTGTGTTTGAGCGGGCGGGAATCCAGCCGAATATCAAATTCACGGCCGGAGATGATTATGCCATCATTGCAATGGTGGAAAATGGTCTCGGCATCAGTGTTCTCCCTGAAATGGTCATCTCGCGCCAGAATCATAATGTAGCTATGCTGGAGCTGGAGGAGCGCAGTTTTCGCTCGCTTGGTATTGCTGTTCATTCGATGAAGTATGCATCACCGGCAACCCGGCGTTTTTTGAAGCATGTACAGGTTTGGCTGAAAGATTATCCGGAGTAA
- a CDS encoding sensor histidine kinase, protein MNISTVHTLSNTKVSKLFFFGLACSYVVLLLLYFVLSQYKGFAVVTILIGLYFLRHSKRVLNHPEYHPIVAVSPIVEIVLLFLLFLGSRTEIESIVFVLFIADLLLHYKSWYAFPFAYGGYLAYIFLWSPGGEDLWRNMFHILSYSFLVIPIWSTKLLLNQRDMNLRLNESLIQEARTREEMAALKERTRIAEEVHDTMGHTLTTAIVALEGAQLLFDRKPEESLRKILIAREQLKQGLGNIRQVVKTLKAKEGTIGDLGLKEGIQKIMTDTEKQTGVQFILHFEEVTHLISLQKYVMINFIKESITNALKHGKASAMEISVLEQQDTIHIRVKDNGIGSDSFIFGFGLKTMEERIEAIGGQLSVQSEPMKGFALHVRMPVAKGDG, encoded by the coding sequence ATGAATATTTCAACAGTTCATACCCTAAGCAATACGAAAGTATCGAAATTATTTTTCTTTGGACTGGCATGCTCTTACGTGGTCCTGTTATTGCTTTACTTTGTTTTATCTCAATATAAAGGCTTTGCGGTGGTTACGATCCTAATCGGGCTCTATTTCTTAAGACACTCGAAACGAGTGTTAAATCATCCTGAGTATCATCCCATTGTAGCCGTATCCCCGATTGTCGAAATCGTTCTCCTCTTTCTTCTATTCCTGGGAAGCAGAACAGAAATCGAGAGTATCGTATTTGTTCTCTTTATTGCGGATCTTCTCTTACACTACAAGTCGTGGTATGCTTTTCCGTTTGCTTATGGTGGATATTTAGCCTACATTTTTTTGTGGTCACCAGGCGGAGAAGATTTATGGCGGAATATGTTCCATATTTTGAGCTATTCGTTTTTGGTAATACCAATCTGGAGCACCAAGCTGCTGCTCAATCAAAGGGATATGAACCTTCGATTAAACGAATCTTTGATCCAGGAAGCTAGAACTAGAGAAGAGATGGCGGCATTAAAAGAGAGAACGCGGATTGCGGAAGAGGTTCATGATACGATGGGACACACGTTAACTACAGCGATCGTCGCCCTTGAGGGAGCCCAACTGCTCTTCGATAGAAAACCGGAGGAATCTCTTCGGAAGATCCTCATCGCACGCGAGCAGCTGAAGCAAGGACTCGGCAATATCCGTCAGGTTGTCAAAACATTAAAAGCAAAGGAAGGGACTATTGGCGACTTGGGGCTTAAGGAAGGAATACAGAAGATCATGACCGATACGGAAAAGCAGACGGGTGTTCAATTTATTTTACATTTTGAAGAGGTCACCCATCTAATTTCTCTTCAGAAGTATGTTATGATCAACTTCATAAAGGAATCGATCACCAATGCGCTAAAACATGGCAAAGCAAGTGCAATGGAGATCTCTGTCCTTGAGCAGCAAGATACGATTCATATTAGGGTAAAGGACAATGGAATCGGCAGCGATTCATTCATATTTGGGTTTGGTCTGAAAACGATGGAAGAAAGAATTGAGGCCATCGGAGGTCAGTTGAGTGTGCAAAGTGAGCCTATGAAGGGATTTGCACTCCATGTCCGGATGCCTGTTGCAAAGGGGGACGGTTAA
- a CDS encoding uridine kinase family protein → MDQVLQKIANLISGEVKRVTIGISGHGASGKTTFAHSFLKLLGHDDVNYINTDPYIVSSHLRKYTFIDYEYNNELHHEKMTACHPAAHHIFALERDIHMLRDGLDFYTIGTNYTKSTLISSHNKINIVEGMSVAFTDPNLYDLKVYLYTDGETELMRRSIRDVSERGTDINYLRKSHEERRIQYDLFMHPYHQKFDIVLKNSNEEYILEKSCFN, encoded by the coding sequence ATGGATCAGGTATTACAGAAGATAGCCAATTTGATTAGCGGTGAGGTTAAAAGAGTCACCATTGGGATTTCGGGTCATGGTGCATCTGGAAAGACAACGTTTGCCCATAGTTTTTTAAAGCTTCTGGGACATGATGATGTGAATTATATTAATACTGACCCCTATATTGTCAGCTCTCATCTTAGGAAATACACTTTTATCGACTATGAATATAACAATGAACTTCATCATGAAAAAATGACTGCTTGTCACCCTGCTGCTCATCATATATTCGCTTTAGAAAGAGACATACATATGTTAAGAGATGGTTTAGATTTTTATACAATAGGCACGAATTATACAAAGAGTACGTTAATATCTTCACACAACAAAATAAATATAGTGGAAGGCATGAGTGTTGCCTTTACAGACCCAAATTTGTATGACCTGAAAGTTTACTTATATACGGATGGAGAAACCGAGTTGATGAGAAGGAGTATACGTGATGTTTCTGAAAGAGGAACAGATATTAATTATTTAAGAAAATCTCATGAAGAGCGTAGAATTCAATATGATTTATTTATGCACCCGTATCATCAAAAATTTGATATAGTTTTAAAAAATTCCAACGAAGAGTATATTCTTGAAAAAAGCTGTTTTAATTAA
- a CDS encoding FtsW/RodA/SpoVE family cell cycle protein — MESKSGLEQYLDNVCGEVKAKKMHAEIRSELRGHLEDLMIEQESLGASKAEAEVLAVAQMGDPKAVGKDLHHIHKPRTPWGLLGALLLFSAIGLLGMSSLEASFMNNPRVPASFLPKQLSFMLIGIALMTACYFINFRRLQKLSWLLYIFSIAGIIASLKWGLYVNGSRTYFLAFGGIVINLVSYSPYIVLVALAGIFSKFKADGKLGTKRNLLPELVILLGPAAAYIIAGPIPVLLLYLVCSLILYTWLSGAWLRSTLIGGFFLAAGLRYAGNNQQMRDRILGAINYNINLESSGFVYKTLNEVIASAGWSGHGFGAEFERLSYAYSDMLPAYLVYCFGWGGGLVLLGITLWFLIKLFSSIQAVKDYYGKSVIIALSLILAMGLFYGLLVLSGKMILTSIPFPFMSYGGHVLIEYAALGLLMGIYRRKDITPAEHESRTIRGAL, encoded by the coding sequence GTGGAGTCGAAAAGTGGGCTGGAGCAGTATTTGGACAACGTATGCGGTGAAGTCAAAGCCAAGAAAATGCATGCCGAGATCCGCAGCGAGCTTAGGGGCCATTTGGAGGATCTGATGATTGAGCAGGAAAGTCTTGGTGCATCCAAAGCAGAGGCAGAAGTTTTGGCGGTTGCGCAAATGGGTGATCCGAAAGCTGTAGGAAAGGATCTGCATCATATTCATAAACCAAGGACTCCATGGGGTTTGCTGGGAGCTCTGCTGTTGTTCTCTGCGATTGGGTTGTTGGGGATGAGCTCATTGGAAGCAAGCTTTATGAACAACCCGAGAGTTCCTGCAAGCTTTCTGCCGAAGCAATTAAGCTTTATGTTGATCGGGATTGCTTTAATGACTGCCTGCTATTTCATCAATTTTCGCAGGCTTCAAAAGCTGTCCTGGCTGCTGTACATCTTTTCAATAGCAGGGATAATCGCAAGTTTGAAATGGGGCCTCTATGTGAACGGGAGCCGGACTTATTTTTTGGCTTTTGGGGGAATCGTGATCAACCTGGTCTCCTATAGTCCTTATATTGTGCTGGTTGCGCTGGCAGGCATCTTCTCAAAATTTAAAGCGGATGGCAAGCTGGGAACTAAGCGGAATTTGCTCCCGGAGTTAGTTATTCTCCTTGGACCGGCGGCGGCCTATATCATTGCTGGCCCCATACCTGTGTTGTTGCTGTATTTGGTCTGTTCTCTGATATTGTATACCTGGCTTTCCGGGGCCTGGTTGCGTTCGACGTTGATCGGTGGTTTTTTTCTAGCGGCGGGCCTCCGGTATGCGGGGAATAATCAACAGATGAGAGACCGGATTCTGGGTGCAATCAATTACAATATTAATCTGGAGTCCAGTGGATTTGTCTATAAGACCCTGAATGAGGTCATTGCTTCAGCAGGCTGGAGCGGACATGGCTTCGGTGCTGAATTCGAGAGGCTGTCGTATGCATATTCAGATATGCTTCCTGCTTATTTGGTATACTGCTTCGGATGGGGCGGCGGGCTGGTGCTGCTGGGTATAACTCTTTGGTTTTTAATCAAGCTCTTCTCTTCAATTCAGGCAGTGAAAGATTATTATGGCAAGAGTGTTATTATTGCTCTGTCACTCATACTTGCTATGGGACTGTTCTACGGTCTGCTGGTGCTAAGCGGCAAAATGATTCTGACCAGCATTCCATTTCCGTTCATGAGCTATGGGGGCCATGTTCTCATTGAATATGCGGCGCTTGGACTGCTTATGGGCATCTACCGGCGCAAGGATATCACACCTGCTGAACATGAATCACGTACTATAAGGGGGGCATTATGA
- a CDS encoding DMT family transporter: MKPLKAELMLIVVTMFWGSSYIFMKMGLDTLGEFNLIALRFGLAFVLAAILFHKRLRRIDLRTLKYGALLGFLLLFVFTCITFGLKTTTTSNAGFLVALTVIFVPLIDVLVFRKRVAPPQIFGAVLAISGIGLLTLNSSLHVQPGDLLCILSAVFYAVQILVTGKAVKTCDSLNIGILQLGFAGGYALVLSAVFETPSLPSSMPGWIAILALGILCSACGFILQPVAQKYTTPTRTGLIFSLEPVFAAFFGFWFAGEQLSMQGYTGAALVLLGIVASELLGKMPLNANMNRMPRKRRADL, from the coding sequence ATGAAGCCGCTTAAGGCTGAGCTAATGCTCATTGTAGTAACGATGTTCTGGGGTTCCTCCTACATCTTCATGAAGATGGGACTGGATACACTGGGGGAATTTAATCTGATTGCACTGCGTTTCGGCCTTGCTTTTGTGCTGGCGGCCATTTTGTTTCACAAGCGTCTACGCAGAATAGACCTTAGAACCTTGAAATATGGAGCACTGCTCGGATTCCTGCTGCTGTTCGTATTCACCTGCATCACCTTCGGACTGAAGACAACTACTACCTCCAATGCCGGATTCCTGGTCGCTTTGACCGTTATTTTTGTTCCACTGATTGATGTGCTTGTTTTCAGAAAAAGAGTCGCTCCCCCGCAGATCTTTGGCGCTGTGCTGGCCATTTCGGGGATCGGGCTCCTGACCTTAAATTCCTCGCTGCATGTGCAGCCGGGTGACCTGCTGTGCATCCTGTCAGCAGTATTTTATGCTGTGCAGATCCTTGTCACCGGCAAAGCGGTAAAAACCTGCGACTCCTTGAATATCGGCATTTTGCAGTTAGGTTTTGCCGGTGGGTACGCCCTTGTGCTGTCTGCTGTCTTCGAGACACCGTCATTGCCGTCTTCCATGCCAGGCTGGATTGCGATTCTTGCGCTTGGCATTCTCTGTAGCGCCTGCGGCTTTATCTTACAGCCGGTAGCCCAGAAATACACTACCCCGACACGCACCGGCCTGATCTTCTCCCTTGAGCCTGTGTTTGCTGCCTTTTTCGGCTTCTGGTTTGCCGGGGAACAGCTGTCCATGCAAGGTTACACCGGGGCAGCGCTAGTACTGCTGGGGATCGTCGCCTCCGAACTGCTGGGAAAAATGCCGCTGAACGCCAACATGAACCGAATGCCGAGAAAACGCAGGGCGGATTTGTGA
- a CDS encoding M15 family metallopeptidase, with amino-acid sequence MKQHRTGKRLTAIMLLLILGMTSGNTESSATAAGEPGQKAGASAQQVSTQKKNNLPNGFVYLDEIIPTAQYEIRYYSDNNFTGTRVDGYKAPLAIFSKTAAAALKKVSDDLERKGYILRIYDAYRPQKAVNHFVRWSQDAGDIKMKLQYYPKLDKQNLFKLGFIAKKSGHSRGSTIDLSLADKKTAALVDMGSRYDFFGEISYYNTSLVSAKQHANRKLLKDAMAKHGFKPYSKEWWHFTLIKEPFPKQYFTFNVE; translated from the coding sequence ATGAAGCAGCATAGGACAGGCAAAAGGCTGACGGCGATCATGCTCTTGCTGATCTTGGGGATGACCTCAGGCAACACCGAAAGCTCTGCAACAGCGGCAGGTGAACCCGGACAGAAGGCAGGCGCATCAGCACAGCAAGTTAGCACCCAGAAGAAGAATAACCTGCCCAATGGTTTTGTTTATCTGGATGAGATCATTCCAACCGCACAATATGAAATTCGTTATTATAGCGATAATAATTTTACCGGTACACGGGTTGACGGGTACAAAGCTCCTCTGGCGATCTTCTCAAAAACGGCGGCGGCGGCATTGAAGAAGGTTAGTGACGATTTGGAGCGAAAAGGATACATTCTTAGAATATATGATGCTTACCGCCCGCAAAAAGCAGTTAATCATTTTGTCCGCTGGTCGCAGGATGCCGGAGACATTAAGATGAAGCTGCAGTATTATCCTAAGCTGGACAAACAGAATCTGTTCAAGCTTGGTTTTATCGCCAAAAAGTCGGGACATTCCAGAGGCAGCACGATTGATCTGTCTCTCGCCGACAAAAAAACGGCTGCCCTGGTCGATATGGGCAGCCGGTATGATTTTTTCGGCGAGATCTCCTATTATAATACTTCACTGGTCAGCGCCAAGCAGCATGCCAACCGCAAGCTTTTGAAAGATGCTATGGCGAAGCATGGGTTTAAGCCGTACAGTAAAGAGTGGTGGCATTTTACGCTGATTAAAGAGCCTTTTCCGAAACAGTACTTTACCTTTAATGTAGAATAA
- a CDS encoding DHA2 family efflux MFS transporter permease subunit, producing the protein MQGKKQTPERKFKTIPILVSLLLAGFIGMFSETALNVALTDLMQVLNITPTTAQWLTTAYLLTLGILVPISGLLLQWFTTRQLFIAAVSFSILGTFLAAISPSFEFLLTARVVQAMGTALLLPLMFNTILLIIPAEKRGGAMGLIGLVIMVAPAIGPTIAGLLIESLSWHWIFWLSLPFLVAALIFGILFMQNVSEVTKPKIDALSILLSSLGFGGIVYGFSSAGEEAGWGSPKVIIAIAIGVVALVLFAVRQLTMKQPMINLRAFKYPMFTVGVLMVFICMMVILSSMLILPMYLQQGQGYTAFKAGLLLLPGGIINGLMSPIMGRLFDKYGPKWLVIPGLVIVAVSLWFFSSITPTSTVVFVIVLHSALMIGISMIMMPAQTNGINQLPLQYYPDGTAIMNTLQQVAGAIGTALAVSIMTAGSKSFMKTVTNPADPINIVPAFTHGVQNAFIFGMIMAIVGLVVAFFLKRVIVQHKAQGMMH; encoded by the coding sequence ATGCAAGGAAAGAAGCAAACCCCAGAAAGAAAGTTCAAGACAATTCCGATCCTCGTCTCCTTATTGCTCGCCGGATTTATCGGCATGTTCAGTGAGACTGCGTTGAACGTGGCATTGACGGATTTAATGCAGGTGCTGAATATCACACCTACAACGGCCCAATGGCTGACAACGGCTTACTTGCTGACACTCGGAATTCTCGTTCCGATCTCAGGTTTGCTGCTGCAATGGTTCACAACAAGACAGTTGTTTATCGCTGCGGTAAGTTTCTCAATTCTGGGAACCTTCCTGGCTGCCATTTCGCCAAGTTTTGAGTTTTTGCTCACGGCACGCGTCGTTCAAGCGATGGGAACTGCACTGCTCCTGCCGCTGATGTTCAATACGATTCTGCTCATCATCCCAGCCGAGAAAAGAGGGGGAGCGATGGGACTGATTGGACTCGTGATCATGGTTGCTCCTGCAATCGGCCCAACCATTGCCGGACTATTGATTGAGAGCTTAAGCTGGCACTGGATTTTCTGGCTGTCGCTGCCGTTCCTGGTAGCTGCACTGATCTTCGGAATTCTGTTTATGCAGAACGTTTCTGAAGTGACGAAGCCGAAAATTGATGCACTTTCCATTCTGCTGTCTTCGTTAGGTTTTGGAGGCATTGTCTACGGATTCAGCAGTGCCGGTGAAGAAGCGGGCTGGGGAAGCCCGAAAGTAATTATTGCCATCGCTATCGGTGTAGTAGCACTCGTGCTGTTCGCTGTTCGCCAATTAACGATGAAGCAGCCGATGATTAATCTGCGTGCATTCAAATATCCTATGTTTACAGTTGGCGTGCTTATGGTCTTCATCTGTATGATGGTTATCCTTTCATCCATGCTGATTCTTCCGATGTATCTGCAGCAAGGCCAAGGTTATACTGCCTTTAAAGCCGGTCTGCTCCTGCTTCCAGGCGGAATTATCAATGGTCTGATGTCGCCGATTATGGGACGCTTGTTCGATAAATATGGACCTAAATGGCTCGTGATTCCAGGGTTGGTCATTGTAGCGGTATCCCTGTGGTTCTTCTCCAGCATCACTCCAACATCCACCGTTGTGTTCGTTATCGTGCTTCATAGTGCGCTGATGATCGGGATTTCGATGATTATGATGCCTGCCCAGACGAACGGGATTAACCAGCTTCCGCTGCAATATTATCCCGATGGAACTGCCATTATGAATACACTGCAGCAGGTAGCCGGTGCAATCGGTACTGCCTTGGCAGTCAGCATCATGACCGCTGGCTCGAAGAGCTTCATGAAGACCGTAACTAATCCAGCCGATCCTATCAATATTGTTCCGGCATTTACACATGGGGTTCAGAACGCCTTTATCTTCGGAATGATTATGGCTATTGTTGGACTGGTTGTCGCCTTCTTCCTGAAACGTGTCATTGTACAGCACAAAGCTCAGGGCATGATGCACTAA
- a CDS encoding TetR/AcrR family transcriptional regulator, with translation MSNKHNAREAIVDTASRLFFTQGYHATGLSQIIKDSESPKGSLYYYFPRGKEELALTCINRTSEIVAKQLRHYVENGKSAAIAIQDFILGMAADAENSTFKGVVPFSFWLSVETSCVSEELRTACQAVFNDWQDVVMQQLLAEGTDQQMAADKASVVISLFEGALLQTLTYRNTQPLLAAARAIPAILD, from the coding sequence TTGTCGAACAAGCACAATGCACGGGAGGCGATTGTGGACACCGCTTCAAGGTTGTTTTTTACCCAAGGTTATCATGCTACCGGGCTAAGTCAGATCATCAAAGACAGTGAATCGCCGAAGGGATCGCTATATTATTATTTTCCCCGTGGCAAAGAGGAGCTGGCCTTGACCTGCATTAACCGGACCAGTGAGATCGTCGCTAAGCAGCTGCGTCATTATGTGGAAAATGGCAAAAGTGCGGCAATCGCGATTCAGGATTTCATTCTGGGAATGGCTGCTGATGCTGAGAACTCAACCTTTAAAGGCGTTGTTCCGTTCAGCTTCTGGCTGTCTGTAGAAACCTCCTGCGTCAGCGAGGAGCTGCGGACAGCATGCCAAGCCGTATTCAACGACTGGCAGGACGTTGTCATGCAACAGCTGCTTGCTGAAGGCACAGATCAACAAATGGCAGCCGATAAGGCTTCCGTTGTGATTTCTTTGTTTGAAGGGGCACTGCTCCAGACATTGACGTACCGCAATACACAGCCGCTGCTTGCAGCTGCTAGAGCTATACCCGCCATACTGGATTGA
- a CDS encoding CPBP family intramembrane glutamic endopeptidase encodes MNNEIEIKQYSVGKILGLWAIVTLPMFFIRFGLMPFLVPIVSFHPLIVFWMLMIVGMIWQFVLSVIILKKELGSLSWEKLKKRLWLNHPVHPKKFKVYKVAYSFTLPIILYAFFFENSGLFQFVGEALNRIFPFMAPQEYTKIQNLMAPEFVGAWYLLGIALVSCLFNYLLGEELFFRGILLPQMKGAFGRWDWAMNGVLFAFYHLHKITDIPMILIGSIFFGFLNVRYRSFWPSVIIHGVEAIPVLLGVIAAILGIML; translated from the coding sequence TTGAATAACGAAATAGAAATCAAGCAGTATAGTGTTGGAAAAATATTGGGTTTATGGGCTATAGTCACGTTGCCAATGTTCTTTATTCGATTCGGACTGATGCCGTTTCTGGTGCCAATCGTCAGTTTTCATCCGCTAATTGTCTTTTGGATGCTTATGATTGTCGGCATGATCTGGCAGTTTGTACTATCTGTCATCATCTTGAAAAAAGAACTGGGCAGTTTAAGCTGGGAGAAGCTGAAAAAAAGACTGTGGCTGAATCATCCGGTTCATCCGAAAAAGTTTAAAGTCTACAAAGTCGCTTATTCATTCACGCTTCCGATCATCCTATACGCTTTTTTCTTTGAAAACTCAGGTTTGTTCCAGTTTGTAGGAGAAGCGCTCAACCGGATTTTCCCGTTTATGGCTCCTCAGGAGTATACAAAGATACAAAATCTGATGGCTCCTGAATTTGTCGGTGCCTGGTATCTGCTTGGTATTGCGCTTGTCAGTTGTTTGTTTAATTATTTACTGGGAGAAGAGTTGTTCTTCCGTGGCATTCTGCTGCCGCAGATGAAGGGAGCCTTTGGAAGATGGGATTGGGCCATGAACGGCGTTTTGTTCGCTTTTTACCACCTGCATAAAATAACGGATATTCCTATGATTCTCATCGGATCGATTTTTTTCGGCTTTTTAAATGTCAGATATCGCAGCTTTTGGCCATCCGTCATCATTCACGGGGTGGAAGCCATACCAGTGCTTTTAGGCGTTATTGCGGCCATTCTAGGAATCATGCTGTGA
- a CDS encoding PadR family transcriptional regulator, with protein MKVSKEMLKGSTGTLILTLLLDKPQYGYELIKELEQRSEGVFSLKEGTLYPILHAMESERWVESYWVEVEGRKRKYYRILKEGAEKLKEKQSEWRLFKKAVDTVIGEGGA; from the coding sequence ATGAAAGTCAGCAAAGAAATGCTTAAGGGCAGCACAGGGACGTTGATTCTAACGCTGCTGCTGGACAAGCCGCAGTACGGATATGAGCTGATCAAGGAGCTGGAGCAACGTTCCGAAGGTGTATTTTCCTTAAAAGAAGGTACACTGTATCCCATTCTCCATGCGATGGAAAGTGAGCGCTGGGTAGAGTCTTACTGGGTAGAGGTTGAGGGGCGGAAGCGCAAATATTACCGGATATTGAAGGAAGGCGCGGAGAAGCTGAAGGAGAAACAGTCCGAGTGGCGTTTATTTAAAAAAGCGGTGGATACTGTAATTGGGGAGGGCGGAGCATAG
- a CDS encoding response regulator transcription factor, with the protein MDSDRKISVMLVDDHKIMLEGLETLLSIRSEIEIVGTAQTGEEALERLHSVVPDVILMDIRMPGMGGVKATEAIKELHPHVIILILTTFDDDEYIIEALCNGASGYLLKDIDGEKLVQSIDEALSGNLLLTGKVAKKLALTIRNKNRGFEKAGKELELTQKELDLARLLIEGYNSKEIAGKLFLTQGTVKNYLSDIYSKIGTNDRAKAVLLLKRYLST; encoded by the coding sequence ATGGATAGCGATCGCAAAATCAGCGTCATGCTTGTGGATGATCATAAAATTATGCTTGAAGGTCTGGAAACTTTGCTTTCGATAAGATCGGAGATAGAGATTGTTGGGACGGCCCAAACCGGCGAAGAAGCACTTGAACGGCTGCACTCGGTTGTTCCGGATGTCATCCTGATGGACATCCGCATGCCGGGTATGGGAGGCGTAAAGGCAACCGAAGCCATTAAGGAGCTCCACCCGCATGTGATTATACTCATCTTAACGACCTTTGACGATGATGAGTATATTATAGAGGCTTTATGCAACGGAGCTTCCGGTTATTTGCTTAAAGACATCGATGGAGAGAAGCTTGTTCAATCCATCGATGAAGCGCTCTCCGGAAATTTGCTGCTTACTGGTAAAGTGGCAAAAAAGCTTGCTCTCACGATCCGCAATAAAAACAGGGGGTTTGAAAAAGCAGGTAAGGAACTTGAGCTAACGCAAAAAGAACTTGACCTTGCAAGGCTGCTTATTGAAGGATATAACTCAAAGGAAATTGCCGGAAAATTATTTTTGACTCAGGGAACGGTAAAGAACTATTTAAGTGACATTTATTCCAAGATCGGTACCAATGACCGGGCTAAAGCAGTCTTGTTATTAAAAAGATATTTATCAACATGA